A single window of Nocardia sp. NBC_01327 DNA harbors:
- a CDS encoding glycerol-3-phosphate 1-O-acyltransferase, with product MLDHDSRLPEAATIPGSVVALVDATGRVERELIGNWLAEGGIAQEFGTSAPVTQLDLDAGAVGDRLVGRHDDPLVVPVRVLWLPPERDGVRRTSFGDLLTLSNPRKPNRLMQRRLVTNAPDRHLVLTGAPARLSELRANNPGAAGAPEAFARAIVRAGIVALERAERAVIGDRYKVPRLVVEEILDSPEFLRRLDAIAEQTDTPAREVYRRAERGLRELVAAQSRLVSDLFTQAMRPVHASTWKVDDDPAGLDRLRALNRRYPLVFLPSHRSYVDAFVLGDILARNDFPPNHVVGGANLKFWPIGPIARRTGTVFIRRSFGDDEVYKAVVEEYFAYLLAKRFNLEWYFEGGRTRTGKLRPPRYGLLNYLAAALRSSRIDDVMLVPVSITYERLNEIGAIADEQTGGSKQAEGLAWLARYVRNQQHSAGHVYVRFGNPLSARDRLAALGDPLRPHDFEAAPEIVELEHRAVQRLAFEVAVGINDVTPITVNALTTLVLLGVHERALTRSELRTAIEPVLDYIGSRDLPCGELLTLRDDHGLAVVLEQLAVAKVVTVYRGGLEPVYSIGAGAHLEAAFYRNSAVHWFANRAILELAILTAVEAPEGDQLRVGWEAAYRLRDLLKFEFFFPERAEFTTQLTAEMLRVDPEWHRRTAAGTVGSEILARLAESGFMMAHRVLRSFFDAQLVVAERLAARDPALAVDKKAFLDECLQVGRQMLLQQRLHSPESVSSELFGTALKLADNHGLLEPADDLEDLVARRARFAEELRGIGARINRAATLDPSNRRDAL from the coding sequence ATGCTCGATCACGACAGTCGGCTCCCGGAAGCCGCCACCATCCCCGGTTCGGTGGTGGCGCTCGTCGATGCCACCGGGCGGGTCGAACGCGAACTCATCGGCAACTGGCTGGCCGAGGGCGGGATCGCGCAGGAGTTCGGCACCAGCGCGCCCGTCACCCAGCTCGATCTGGACGCCGGCGCCGTCGGCGACCGGCTCGTCGGACGCCACGACGATCCACTGGTGGTGCCGGTGCGGGTGCTGTGGCTGCCACCCGAACGCGACGGGGTGCGGCGCACCAGCTTCGGCGATCTGCTCACGCTGTCCAATCCACGCAAGCCGAATCGGCTCATGCAGCGGCGGCTCGTCACCAACGCGCCCGATCGGCATCTGGTCCTCACCGGCGCACCCGCCCGCCTGAGCGAGCTGCGCGCCAATAATCCAGGCGCGGCCGGAGCGCCGGAAGCCTTCGCGCGCGCCATAGTTCGCGCGGGCATCGTCGCCCTGGAGCGCGCCGAGCGCGCCGTCATCGGCGACCGGTACAAGGTGCCGCGACTGGTGGTCGAGGAGATCCTGGACTCACCGGAATTCCTGCGCCGGCTCGATGCCATTGCGGAACAGACGGATACGCCCGCGCGCGAGGTGTACCGGCGAGCCGAACGCGGACTGCGGGAACTGGTCGCCGCGCAGAGCCGGCTGGTGTCGGATCTGTTCACCCAGGCCATGCGCCCGGTGCACGCCTCCACCTGGAAGGTCGACGACGATCCGGCCGGACTGGACCGGCTGCGGGCCCTCAATCGCCGCTATCCACTGGTATTCCTGCCCTCGCACCGGTCCTATGTGGACGCGTTCGTGCTCGGAGATATTCTGGCGCGCAATGACTTTCCGCCCAATCATGTGGTCGGCGGAGCAAACCTGAAATTCTGGCCGATCGGACCCATTGCCCGGCGCACCGGAACCGTATTCATTCGGCGCAGTTTCGGCGATGACGAAGTGTACAAAGCTGTTGTCGAAGAATACTTCGCCTATCTACTCGCCAAACGATTCAATCTCGAATGGTATTTCGAAGGCGGGCGCACCCGCACGGGTAAACTCCGGCCGCCGCGCTATGGCCTGTTGAATTATCTTGCGGCAGCGCTGCGTTCATCGCGCATCGACGATGTCATGCTGGTTCCGGTCTCCATCACCTATGAGCGGCTCAATGAAATCGGCGCCATTGCCGACGAACAGACCGGCGGCAGTAAACAAGCCGAGGGATTGGCCTGGCTGGCGCGCTATGTGCGCAATCAACAGCATTCGGCGGGGCATGTGTACGTGCGTTTCGGCAACCCGCTGTCGGCGCGCGACCGGCTCGCCGCACTCGGAGATCCACTGCGCCCGCACGACTTCGAGGCCGCACCGGAGATCGTGGAGCTGGAACACCGGGCGGTGCAGCGCCTGGCCTTCGAGGTCGCCGTCGGCATCAACGACGTCACCCCGATCACCGTCAACGCCCTCACCACGCTGGTCCTGCTCGGCGTGCACGAACGCGCCCTCACCCGCAGTGAGCTGCGCACCGCCATCGAACCCGTGCTGGACTACATCGGGAGCCGGGACCTGCCCTGCGGTGAACTCCTCACGCTGCGTGACGATCACGGGCTCGCCGTCGTGCTCGAACAGCTGGCCGTGGCCAAGGTGGTCACCGTGTACCGCGGCGGGCTGGAGCCCGTCTACTCGATCGGCGCGGGCGCACACCTCGAGGCCGCGTTCTATCGCAATAGCGCGGTGCACTGGTTCGCCAATCGCGCCATCCTGGAGCTGGCCATCCTCACCGCCGTCGAGGCGCCCGAGGGCGATCAGCTGCGGGTCGGCTGGGAAGCCGCCTACCGGCTGCGGGACCTGCTGAAATTCGAATTCTTCTTCCCGGAGCGCGCCGAGTTCACCACCCAGCTCACCGCCGAGATGCTGCGCGTGGACCCGGAGTGGCACCGGCGCACCGCGGCCGGGACCGTCGGCTCCGAAATCCTCGCCAGGCTGGCAGAATCCGGATTCATGATGGCGCACCGCGTGCTGCGGTCCTTCTTCGACGCCCAGCTCGTGGTCGCCGAGCGCCTGGCCGCCCGCGATCCGGCGCTCGCCGTCGACAAGAAGGCCTTCCTCGATGAATGTCTGCAGGTCGGCAGGCAGATGCTGCTGCAGCAGCGGCTGCACAGCCCCGAATCGGTGTCCTCCGAATTGTTCGGCACCGCACTCAAACTCGCCGATAATCACGGGCTGCTCGAACCTGCCGACGATCTCGAGGACCTGGTCGCCCGGCGCGCCCGCTTCGCCGAGGAGCTGCGGGGCATCGGGGCGCGCATCAACCGGGCCGCCACGCTGGACCCGTCCAATCGGCGGGATGCGCTGTGA
- a CDS encoding salicylate synthase yields the protein MAATDERLRLDDERRWGEHVTDPVAAVSALAAADRFGEYVVYEKPGAWVFAADPLGGVELDADELRSTWDGQTTAGAWTGSPAQAVDRALAELPLGQRNAYGWIGFEFCAWSLGATAHVHPRATLAHLMIPRIEVRIDETGIRVAGATPAETADIHELITASQGSALPVAHPVDVTIDPTAYADRVATGVAEIHAGKYQKVILSRKVDLPFAVNIPDTYRLGRMHNTPARSFLLRLGGLEAAGFSPELVAAVDADRMVTTEPLAGTRAFGRGAAVDTAARAELIGDPKEIVEHAISVQTSFSEIAAVAEPETTVVSDFMAVRERGSVQHLASTVKGLLAADRSPWDALETLFPSVTASGIPKAAGVDAVFRLDHDPRGLYSGAVVTVSPDGALEATLVLRAVYQTGAGAWLRAGAGVVGQSRPEREFEETCEKLGSVAPYVVRA from the coding sequence GTGGCAGCCACGGACGAACGGTTACGGCTCGACGACGAGCGGCGATGGGGCGAACATGTCACCGATCCGGTGGCGGCGGTATCCGCGCTCGCGGCGGCCGATCGCTTCGGTGAATATGTCGTCTACGAGAAGCCGGGCGCCTGGGTGTTCGCGGCCGATCCGCTCGGCGGTGTGGAACTGGACGCGGACGAGCTGCGCTCCACCTGGGACGGGCAGACCACCGCCGGCGCCTGGACGGGCAGTCCGGCGCAGGCCGTGGATCGCGCCCTCGCCGAACTACCGCTCGGGCAGCGAAACGCGTACGGCTGGATCGGTTTCGAGTTCTGCGCCTGGTCGCTCGGCGCGACCGCGCACGTGCACCCCCGGGCCACGCTGGCGCATCTGATGATTCCGCGCATCGAGGTGCGCATCGACGAGACCGGGATCCGGGTCGCCGGAGCCACGCCCGCGGAGACCGCGGATATCCACGAGCTGATCACCGCCTCGCAGGGCAGCGCGCTGCCGGTGGCGCATCCGGTGGATGTCACGATCGACCCGACCGCCTACGCCGACCGCGTCGCGACCGGCGTCGCCGAGATCCACGCCGGCAAATATCAGAAGGTGATCCTGTCGCGGAAGGTGGATCTGCCCTTCGCCGTGAACATTCCGGACACCTACCGGCTGGGCCGCATGCACAACACCCCGGCCCGCTCCTTCCTGCTGCGGCTCGGCGGCCTCGAAGCGGCCGGGTTCAGTCCCGAGCTGGTGGCCGCGGTGGACGCCGATCGCATGGTGACCACCGAACCGCTTGCGGGCACCCGGGCCTTCGGCCGCGGCGCCGCCGTCGATACCGCGGCCCGCGCCGAGCTGATCGGTGATCCCAAAGAGATTGTCGAGCACGCCATTTCCGTGCAGACCTCGTTCTCGGAGATCGCCGCGGTGGCCGAGCCGGAGACCACGGTCGTCTCGGATTTCATGGCGGTGCGGGAGCGCGGCAGCGTGCAGCATCTGGCTTCCACGGTGAAGGGCCTGCTGGCGGCCGATAGGAGCCCGTGGGATGCGCTGGAGACCCTGTTCCCGTCGGTGACGGCCTCCGGGATTCCCAAGGCGGCCGGCGTCGACGCGGTCTTCCGCCTCGACCATGATCCGCGCGGACTGTATTCCGGTGCGGTGGTGACGGTTTCACCGGACGGTGCACTGGAGGCGACGCTGGTGCTGCGCGCCGTCTATCAGACCGGTGCGGGCGCGTGGCTGCGCGCGGGCGCGGGTGTAGTCGGTCAGTCCCGCCCGGAACGCGAATTCGAGGAGACCTGCGAGAAATTGGGCAGCGTCGCACCCTATGTCGTGCGGGCATAA
- a CDS encoding oxidoreductase, which produces MGGWNTSNIPDLTDRTFIVTGATSGLGAATARALAEAGGLVIMACRNEIKGQAVAKTIKGRVQVRSLDLADLRSVRAFADTVDYADVLINNAGVMAAPLSRTADGFELQIGTNFLGHFALSGLLLERISGRIVNVSSVTHYIGRIDLDDLNWEHRSYQRFGAYAQSKLALLLFTYELQRRLFTVESPKLAVAAHPGYAATEINSKAQNLLEQVIDLGNRLIAQSAEAGALPTLFAAVGDAEPGGYYGPSEWFGWRGKPGLVSSSAASHDEKTARQLWELAERLTGVDFPV; this is translated from the coding sequence ATGGGTGGGTGGAACACGTCGAATATTCCGGATCTGACCGATCGGACCTTCATTGTCACCGGGGCGACGAGCGGGCTGGGCGCGGCCACCGCACGGGCGCTGGCCGAGGCCGGCGGGCTCGTGATCATGGCCTGCCGCAATGAGATCAAGGGGCAGGCGGTCGCCAAGACCATCAAGGGGCGGGTGCAGGTGCGCTCGCTCGATCTGGCCGATCTGCGCTCGGTGCGCGCCTTCGCCGATACCGTGGACTACGCGGATGTGCTGATCAACAATGCCGGTGTGATGGCGGCTCCGCTCAGCCGCACCGCCGACGGCTTCGAACTGCAGATCGGCACCAATTTCCTCGGCCACTTCGCACTGAGCGGCTTACTGCTGGAACGCATCTCGGGGCGCATCGTGAACGTCAGCAGCGTCACGCACTACATCGGCCGCATCGATCTGGACGACCTGAACTGGGAGCATCGCTCGTATCAGCGATTCGGCGCGTACGCCCAGTCGAAGCTCGCGCTGCTGCTGTTCACCTACGAGCTACAGCGGCGCCTGTTCACGGTCGAGTCACCGAAACTGGCAGTGGCCGCGCATCCGGGATATGCGGCCACCGAGATCAACTCCAAAGCGCAGAATCTGCTGGAGCAGGTCATCGACCTGGGTAATCGACTGATCGCGCAGAGCGCCGAGGCGGGCGCGCTGCCCACGCTCTTCGCCGCCGTCGGCGACGCCGAGCCGGGCGGCTACTACGGGCCCTCCGAATGGTTCGGCTGGCGCGGGAAGCCGGGCCTGGTCAGTTCCAGCGCCGCCTCACACGATGAGAAGACCGCCCGCCAGCTCTGGGAGCTGGCGGAACGGCTGACCGGCGTCGACTTCCCGGTCTGA
- a CDS encoding (2,3-dihydroxybenzoyl)adenylate synthase, with product MTSNPSAVRDHRDGFVPFPADLAASYRQAGYWAGRPLGELLREAARQWPDRPALLADSGTPGAGATYDQLDVAADRMAHGMLALGLRPGDRVVVQLPNVLEFVPVLFGLLRAGIIPVLTLPAHRRAEIEHLTRLSGAVAYIIADRLGDFDYRALAEQVRTAVPTLRHVLVLGEPGPFTDLHSVPAEGDSLPEIDAADIALMLVSGGTTGLPKLIARTHDDYTYNATSSAAICELGPEDVYLATLPVAHNFPLSCPGILGTIATGGGMVFITDPSPENAFAAIERHGVTVTAVVPPLAQLWCAAVEWEEAELSSLRLLQVGGARLAEVNAREVEPALKARLQQVFGMAEGLLNYTRLDDSDELVRTTQGRPLSPADEVRVVDADGNDVPDGEEGELLTRGPYTIRGYYRAPEHNSRAFTPDGYYRSGDLVRRLPSGHLMVSGRIKDVINRGGENISCDELEEHLLAHPVVRHAAAVGLPDATLGERVCAVLVVDGEMPSLAAIKTFLTERGLATYKLPDVLRQADTLPITAVGKIDKKALRGS from the coding sequence GTGACATCGAATCCGTCCGCCGTCCGGGACCACCGTGACGGCTTCGTCCCCTTCCCCGCCGATCTCGCGGCGAGCTACCGGCAGGCCGGGTACTGGGCCGGACGCCCGCTCGGCGAACTGCTGCGCGAGGCCGCGCGGCAGTGGCCCGATCGCCCGGCGCTGCTGGCGGATTCCGGCACACCGGGCGCGGGTGCGACCTACGACCAACTGGATGTCGCGGCCGACCGGATGGCGCACGGCATGCTGGCGCTGGGTCTGCGCCCCGGCGATCGAGTCGTCGTCCAGCTGCCCAATGTGCTGGAGTTCGTGCCGGTGCTTTTCGGGCTGCTGCGCGCCGGAATCATTCCGGTGCTGACCCTGCCCGCGCATCGCCGGGCCGAGATCGAGCACCTCACCCGGCTCTCCGGCGCGGTCGCGTACATCATCGCCGATCGTCTCGGCGACTTCGACTACCGCGCCCTGGCCGAGCAGGTGCGCACCGCCGTGCCCACGCTGCGGCATGTGCTCGTGCTCGGCGAGCCGGGCCCGTTCACCGATCTGCATTCCGTTCCCGCGGAGGGTGATTCGCTGCCGGAGATCGATGCTGCCGATATCGCCCTCATGCTGGTGTCGGGCGGCACCACCGGACTGCCGAAGCTGATCGCCCGCACCCACGACGACTACACCTACAACGCGACGTCCAGCGCCGCGATCTGCGAACTCGGCCCCGAGGACGTCTACCTCGCGACACTGCCCGTCGCACACAACTTTCCGCTGTCCTGCCCCGGCATTCTCGGCACCATCGCCACCGGCGGCGGCATGGTGTTCATCACCGATCCGAGCCCGGAGAACGCCTTCGCCGCCATCGAACGCCACGGCGTGACGGTCACCGCCGTGGTCCCGCCGCTGGCGCAATTGTGGTGCGCCGCAGTGGAATGGGAGGAGGCCGAGCTGTCGTCGCTGCGCCTGCTCCAGGTGGGCGGCGCGCGGCTGGCCGAGGTCAATGCGCGCGAGGTGGAGCCCGCCCTGAAGGCGCGGTTGCAGCAGGTGTTCGGCATGGCCGAGGGCCTGCTCAACTACACCCGCCTCGACGATTCCGACGAACTCGTCCGCACCACCCAGGGCCGTCCGCTCTCCCCCGCCGACGAGGTGCGGGTGGTCGACGCCGACGGCAATGACGTTCCGGACGGCGAGGAGGGTGAGCTGCTCACCCGCGGCCCGTACACGATTCGCGGCTACTACCGTGCCCCCGAGCACAATTCGCGCGCCTTCACCCCCGACGGCTACTACCGCAGCGGCGATCTGGTGCGCCGCCTGCCGAGCGGGCATCTCATGGTCTCCGGGCGTATCAAGGATGTGATCAATCGCGGCGGCGAGAACATCTCCTGCGATGAACTCGAGGAGCATCTGCTGGCGCATCCGGTGGTCCGGCACGCCGCCGCGGTCGGCCTGCCCGATGCCACGCTCGGCGAAAGGGTCTGCGCGGTTCTGGTGGTGGACGGTGAGATGCCCTCGCTCGCCGCGATCAAGACCTTCCTGACCGAGCGCGGACTCGCGACCTACAAACTGCCCGATGTGCTGCGCCAGGCGGACACGCTGCCGATCACCGCCGTGGGCAAGATCGACAAGAAGGCCTTGCGCGGAAGCTGA
- a CDS encoding disulfide bond formation protein B, which translates to MVTETAGAETRSGALGQVQYWLAVIFVAGWAGVICGGLGFQFVNGEYPCPLCMLQRYFMMLAALGGAYIVRKGMNGTVAPRDYAVGWGLAIVACFGGGFTAWRQTMLHILPGDPGYMGAVFGLHLYVWAWILFAAAITTIGVVLSFSYLTATTTIPDVPHRMAGKLAIGFLALVIVVNIVATFFLEGFHAKLPDDPACYQFFHDIGVLKDGCVLPGTH; encoded by the coding sequence ATGGTGACCGAGACCGCGGGCGCCGAAACCCGCAGCGGCGCACTCGGTCAGGTGCAGTACTGGCTGGCCGTCATCTTCGTCGCCGGCTGGGCGGGCGTGATCTGCGGCGGGCTCGGATTCCAGTTCGTCAATGGGGAGTACCCGTGCCCGCTGTGCATGCTGCAGCGCTATTTCATGATGCTGGCCGCGCTGGGCGGGGCGTACATCGTGCGCAAGGGCATGAACGGGACCGTCGCGCCGCGCGATTACGCGGTCGGCTGGGGTCTGGCGATCGTGGCCTGCTTCGGCGGCGGCTTCACGGCCTGGCGGCAGACCATGCTGCACATCCTGCCGGGCGATCCCGGGTACATGGGCGCGGTGTTCGGGCTGCACCTGTACGTATGGGCGTGGATTCTGTTCGCCGCGGCCATCACGACAATCGGTGTGGTGCTGTCGTTTTCGTACCTGACCGCCACCACCACGATTCCGGATGTGCCGCACCGGATGGCGGGGAAACTCGCGATCGGATTCCTCGCGCTGGTCATCGTGGTGAATATCGTCGCCACGTTCTTCCTCGAGGGATTCCACGCCAAGCTGCCCGATGATCCGGCCTGCTATCAGTTCTTCCACGACATCGGAGTACTGAAGGACGGCTGCGTACTGCCTGGGACGCACTGA
- a CDS encoding DUF5993 family protein produces MDTLILLGLLGVLILIYKQNSRRSILAAWWIVALLSAVLLKLHITSSLGLGLTW; encoded by the coding sequence ATGGATACGCTCATACTCTTGGGTTTGCTGGGGGTTTTGATCCTGATCTACAAACAGAATTCCCGGCGCTCGATTCTGGCCGCCTGGTGGATCGTGGCCCTGCTGAGCGCCGTACTGCTGAAGTTGCACATCACCAGCAGTCTCGGTCTGGGGCTGACATGGTGA
- a CDS encoding oxidoreductase, producing the protein MSGWDIADIPDQTGRTVIVTGANSGLGAATTRALAGAGAQVIMACRNEVKARSVAGEIGRGVQVRRLDLADLASVREFADSIDSADVLINNAGVMAVPLKRTADGFEMQVGTNYLGHFALTALLLDKVRDRIVTLSSGAHAMGKIDLEDLNWERRGYQRWAAYGQSKLADLMFAYELQRRLTAAGSPKLSLAAHPGYAATDLQAHTESVYDALMAVGNRLFAQSARMGALPTLFAATSAEVEPGRYYGPTGLRGLRGHPGRSGSSAASRDEVTARRLWELSEQLTKVSFSFPRR; encoded by the coding sequence GTGAGTGGTTGGGACATCGCCGACATCCCGGATCAGACCGGTCGAACGGTCATTGTGACGGGCGCCAACAGCGGGCTGGGCGCGGCGACAACGCGTGCGCTGGCCGGGGCCGGGGCGCAGGTGATCATGGCCTGCCGCAATGAGGTCAAGGCCCGGTCCGTCGCCGGTGAGATCGGCAGGGGCGTGCAGGTGCGCCGCCTGGATCTCGCCGATCTGGCCTCGGTGCGCGAATTCGCCGACTCCATCGATTCGGCCGATGTGCTTATCAACAATGCGGGCGTGATGGCGGTGCCGCTGAAGCGCACCGCCGACGGCTTCGAAATGCAGGTCGGCACAAACTATCTCGGTCATTTCGCACTGACGGCCCTGCTGCTGGACAAGGTGCGCGACCGCATCGTCACGCTGTCCAGCGGAGCGCACGCCATGGGCAAGATCGACCTCGAGGACCTCAACTGGGAGCGCCGCGGTTATCAGCGCTGGGCCGCCTACGGGCAGTCCAAGCTCGCGGATCTGATGTTCGCCTATGAACTGCAACGCCGCCTGACCGCCGCCGGTTCACCGAAGCTGTCACTGGCCGCGCACCCCGGTTATGCGGCCACCGACCTGCAGGCCCATACCGAGTCGGTCTACGACGCGCTGATGGCGGTGGGCAATCGGCTCTTCGCGCAGAGCGCTCGGATGGGTGCGCTGCCAACACTTTTCGCCGCCACCTCCGCTGAGGTGGAGCCCGGCCGGTACTACGGTCCGACCGGCCTGCGCGGGCTGCGCGGTCATCCCGGCCGCAGCGGCTCCAGCGCCGCCTCGCGCGACGAGGTGACCGCCCGCCGCCTGTGGGAGCTGTCGGAACAGCTGACCAAGGTCAGCTTCTCGTTCCCGCGCCGATAG
- a CDS encoding PH domain-containing protein: protein MSVPFDRRDQLDKIQAGLLPGEAIIAVYDAIGVGTGFLGLTDRRVIIQDNSFVGKKIAITSIPYARISSVSILTNKSFAGQWFSSGHLAISTGHHTYEVEFRGDDKTRHAHDVILHYITQ from the coding sequence ATGAGTGTTCCGTTCGACCGCCGCGATCAGCTGGACAAAATTCAAGCCGGATTGCTGCCGGGTGAGGCGATCATCGCCGTGTACGACGCGATCGGGGTGGGCACCGGATTCCTGGGGCTCACCGATCGGCGCGTGATCATCCAGGACAATTCGTTCGTGGGGAAGAAGATCGCCATCACGAGCATTCCGTACGCGCGGATCAGCAGTGTCAGCATTCTGACCAACAAATCGTTCGCGGGGCAGTGGTTCTCCTCGGGACATCTGGCCATCAGCACCGGGCACCACACCTATGAGGTGGAGTTCCGCGGCGATGACAAGACGCGGCACGCGCACGACGTGATCCTGCACTACATCACGCAGTAG
- a CDS encoding 3-deoxy-7-phosphoheptulonate synthase codes for MTLAADIDRHADLDDQRTLSVSPLSSPREVRTAHPIGDVLADTVRAGRKATVEVLTGADDRLMVIVGPCSVHDTAAAMEYAQKLAAKSAELGDRLHVVMRVYFEKPRTTLGWKGLINDPHLDGSFDINTGLNVGRELLVDITALGLPVACEFLDPITPQYIADLVSYGAIGARTAASQVHRQLSSALSMPVGIKNGTDGDVQVAVDGVRAAAASHVFPGTDLDGRSALIRTAGNPDCHVILRGGSNGTNYDAASCAEALIRLEKSSLPQRLVVDASHGNSNKDHNKQVDVVTDIAERIAAGEQGVVGVMLESFLVAGRQDLTLGHAEDLTYGQSITDACLDWDVTATQLERLADAVTARRAHRA; via the coding sequence ATGACTCTCGCAGCCGATATCGATCGGCATGCCGATCTTGATGACCAGCGCACCCTCAGCGTGAGCCCGCTCAGCTCACCGCGTGAGGTCCGTACCGCGCACCCGATCGGCGATGTGCTCGCCGACACCGTGCGCGCCGGGCGCAAGGCCACCGTCGAGGTGCTCACCGGTGCGGACGACCGCCTCATGGTGATCGTCGGGCCGTGCTCGGTGCACGACACCGCCGCCGCCATGGAGTACGCGCAGAAGCTGGCCGCCAAATCGGCCGAGCTGGGGGATCGGCTGCACGTGGTCATGCGCGTCTACTTCGAGAAGCCGCGCACCACGCTCGGGTGGAAGGGCCTGATCAACGATCCGCACCTGGACGGCAGCTTCGATATCAATACCGGGCTGAACGTCGGCCGGGAGCTGCTGGTGGACATCACCGCGCTCGGCCTGCCGGTGGCGTGCGAATTCCTCGACCCCATCACCCCGCAGTACATCGCGGACCTGGTGTCCTACGGTGCGATCGGCGCGCGGACCGCCGCCAGCCAGGTGCACCGGCAGCTCTCCAGCGCGCTGTCCATGCCGGTCGGCATCAAGAACGGCACCGACGGTGATGTGCAGGTCGCGGTCGACGGCGTGCGCGCCGCGGCGGCCAGCCACGTCTTCCCCGGCACCGATCTGGACGGGCGTTCGGCGCTCATCCGCACCGCGGGCAACCCGGACTGCCACGTCATCCTGCGCGGCGGCAGCAACGGCACCAATTACGATGCCGCCTCCTGCGCGGAAGCCCTTATCCGACTGGAGAAGTCGTCGCTGCCGCAGCGCCTGGTCGTGGATGCCTCGCACGGCAACAGCAATAAGGACCACAACAAGCAGGTCGACGTCGTCACCGATATCGCCGAGCGCATTGCCGCCGGGGAACAGGGCGTGGTCGGCGTCATGCTGGAGAGCTTCCTCGTGGCCGGTCGCCAGGACCTCACCCTCGGCCACGCCGAAGACCTCACCTACGGCCAGTCCATCACCGACGCCTGCCTCGACTGGGACGTCACCGCCACCCAGCTCGAGCGCCTCGCCGACGCCGTCACCGCCCGCCGCGCCCACCGCGCCTAG
- a CDS encoding GNAT family N-acetyltransferase, producing the protein MDARTLSNGTLWLSPPTVRDIDDITACCQEPSVGQWTTMPVPYIRADAEKFVYDMVTPGWAARSPTWALRLAADAPVIGMIGLGPIDSRREDAAAEIGFWLSRAVRGRGLMTQAVHLACEAGFHRDFLGLARIEWRAIVGNHASAAVARRAGFHYEGLLRGGCLQRGARRDSWIASRLHTDPAAPATDWPANV; encoded by the coding sequence ATGGATGCGCGGACGCTCTCGAACGGAACACTCTGGCTGTCGCCGCCCACGGTGCGGGATATCGACGACATCACCGCCTGCTGCCAGGAACCTTCGGTCGGACAGTGGACCACCATGCCGGTCCCCTACATCCGGGCCGATGCCGAGAAATTCGTCTACGACATGGTCACTCCCGGCTGGGCCGCACGCAGCCCGACCTGGGCCCTGCGCCTGGCCGCGGACGCGCCGGTGATCGGCATGATCGGCCTGGGCCCCATCGATTCCCGCCGCGAGGACGCCGCCGCCGAGATCGGTTTCTGGCTCTCGCGCGCCGTGCGCGGCCGCGGCCTCATGACCCAGGCCGTGCACCTGGCCTGCGAGGCCGGCTTCCACCGCGATTTCCTGGGCCTGGCCCGCATCGAATGGCGCGCCATCGTGGGCAACCACGCCTCCGCCGCCGTGGCCCGCCGCGCCGGCTTCCACTACGAGGGCCTGCTCCGCGGCGGCTGCCTGCAACGCGGCGCCCGCCGCGACAGCTGGATCGCCTCCCGCCTGCACACCGACCCCGCCGCACCAGCCACCGACTGGCCCGCCAACGTCTGA